In Numidum massiliense, a single genomic region encodes these proteins:
- a CDS encoding DegV family protein: MPMAQNVKVVTDSTADIPADIRAELGIEMVPLKVHVGGETFLDNVTIQPTAFYERLSRVDKLPTTSQPTPHEFVEMYRKVATDAACDIVSIHLSQAMSGTYQSAAMAKEMLVEEGADFAIEVVNGKKASFATGLIVVAAAEAARAGKTLAECRALVERLIDETETYFMVDTLKYLQMGGRIAKASAFLGTLLNIKPILTLDSDGEVAPEAKARGKKRARKHIFDKLHAYAGDEPVRIGLMHAMVPEEAKQLRAMLEEQFNVEQLIETEIGSVIGTHVGPGTVAITIVKSRVVTG; the protein is encoded by the coding sequence ATGCCAATGGCACAAAACGTAAAAGTAGTGACCGACAGTACGGCCGATATTCCGGCAGACATTCGTGCGGAACTCGGGATCGAAATGGTGCCGCTCAAAGTGCACGTCGGGGGAGAGACGTTCCTCGACAACGTGACGATTCAACCGACGGCGTTTTACGAGAGATTGTCCAGAGTGGACAAGCTCCCGACCACGTCGCAGCCGACGCCGCACGAATTTGTTGAGATGTACCGTAAAGTCGCAACGGACGCAGCGTGCGATATTGTTTCCATCCACCTTTCCCAAGCGATGAGCGGTACGTACCAGTCGGCAGCGATGGCGAAAGAAATGTTGGTCGAAGAAGGTGCCGATTTCGCGATTGAAGTCGTCAACGGCAAGAAAGCGTCGTTCGCGACGGGGTTGATCGTCGTCGCTGCGGCGGAAGCGGCGCGCGCCGGCAAAACGCTCGCGGAGTGCCGCGCACTCGTCGAACGGCTCATCGATGAAACGGAGACGTATTTTATGGTCGATACACTAAAATATTTACAAATGGGCGGACGGATCGCGAAAGCTTCTGCCTTTCTCGGTACGTTACTCAACATTAAACCGATTTTAACGCTTGATAGCGATGGAGAAGTGGCGCCCGAGGCGAAGGCACGCGGTAAAAAGCGGGCGCGGAAGCACATTTTTGATAAACTACATGCGTATGCTGGAGACGAACCGGTTCGCATCGGCTTGATGCACGCGATGGTTCCGGAAGAGGCTAAACAGCTACGCGCGATGCTCGAAGAACAGTTTAACGTCGAACAGCTTATCGAAACGGAAATTGGCTCTGTGATCGGGACGCACGTCGGACCCGGTACGGTGGCGATTACGATCGTCAAGTCGCGCGTCGTTACCGGTTAA
- a CDS encoding DAK2 domain-containing protein: MVQQQLNGFSFAQMVSAGARHLVRMAKKVDALNVFPVPDGDTGTNMSLTFSAGSEEMTRRQSEHIGQTASALSRGLLMGARGNSGVILSQLFRGLAKEIREKEVITVREFAKALQRGVDTAYKAVIKPVEGTILTVAREAAKHGTTVSSRVEDFVSLMEEVVQAAKKSLANTPELLPVLKQTGVVDAGGQGLVYIYEGFLAGLTGESEPEADEEHSISIDSLTELAHRQSAQAHLATEDIAFGYCTEFIVQTLPATAGDSNFNEDTFREACGAYGDSLLVVRDDDLVKVHIHTEEPLKLLDFATQYGDIRTAKIENMREQHRAIVGSEAEETAALAARDDGVEKAYGIVAVAMGKGTAEIFRSLGVDYVLEGGQTMNPSTDMIVKAMDDIRAKQYIILPNNGNVVMAAEQAAAVAEQPVTVIPSKSVPQGLSAMLAFNADASPEENWEAMCETIENVKSGQVTYAVRDTEVDGMTIKEGDFLGIADGEIKVSHPDMAATAESLLLGMVDDGTEIVTILFGQDVTNAQAASLGDAVTDKYPDVEVEIHNGEQPLYYYLFAVE, from the coding sequence GTGGTACAACAGCAACTTAACGGATTCAGTTTTGCACAAATGGTGTCAGCAGGTGCGCGCCACTTAGTACGGATGGCAAAAAAGGTTGACGCACTCAACGTGTTTCCAGTACCGGACGGCGATACGGGCACGAACATGAGTCTCACGTTTTCGGCAGGTAGCGAGGAAATGACCCGACGTCAATCGGAACATATCGGGCAAACGGCGAGCGCGTTGTCGCGCGGGCTACTCATGGGGGCACGCGGTAACTCTGGCGTCATTTTATCGCAACTGTTCCGTGGGCTGGCAAAAGAAATTCGCGAGAAGGAAGTCATTACCGTACGCGAATTTGCTAAGGCGTTGCAACGCGGTGTCGACACGGCTTACAAAGCAGTGATTAAGCCGGTCGAGGGCACCATTTTAACGGTAGCCCGCGAGGCGGCGAAACACGGGACGACGGTCTCTAGTCGCGTGGAAGACTTTGTGTCGCTGATGGAGGAAGTTGTTCAAGCGGCTAAGAAGTCGCTTGCGAACACGCCGGAACTGTTACCGGTCTTAAAGCAAACGGGAGTCGTCGACGCCGGCGGACAAGGACTTGTATACATATATGAAGGGTTTTTAGCAGGACTTACCGGGGAAAGTGAGCCGGAAGCCGACGAAGAACATTCGATTTCGATCGATTCTCTCACTGAGCTGGCCCATAGACAGAGTGCTCAGGCGCACTTAGCGACAGAAGACATTGCGTTTGGCTATTGTACGGAGTTTATCGTGCAAACGTTGCCCGCTACAGCTGGAGATTCTAATTTTAATGAAGATACTTTCCGCGAAGCGTGCGGCGCTTACGGCGATTCGCTCTTAGTCGTGCGCGACGACGATCTCGTAAAAGTACATATTCATACCGAAGAACCGCTCAAATTGCTCGACTTTGCCACACAGTACGGCGACATTCGCACGGCAAAAATCGAAAATATGCGCGAACAGCACCGGGCGATTGTCGGCAGTGAAGCTGAAGAAACCGCTGCGCTTGCAGCGCGCGACGACGGTGTAGAAAAAGCGTACGGCATCGTCGCGGTGGCAATGGGGAAGGGTACAGCCGAAATTTTCCGCAGCCTCGGCGTCGATTACGTGCTCGAAGGCGGCCAGACAATGAACCCGAGTACGGATATGATCGTCAAGGCGATGGACGATATCCGGGCCAAACAGTACATCATTTTGCCCAATAACGGCAACGTGGTGATGGCAGCCGAACAAGCGGCGGCAGTCGCCGAGCAGCCGGTGACGGTTATTCCGAGCAAGTCTGTACCCCAAGGGTTAAGTGCGATGCTCGCTTTTAATGCCGACGCTTCGCCGGAGGAAAACTGGGAAGCGATGTGTGAGACGATCGAAAACGTGAAATCGGGGCAAGTGACGTATGCGGTTCGCGATACGGAAGTCGACGGGATGACGATCAAAGAGGGAGACTTCTTAGGTATAGCAGATGGCGAAATTAAGGTGAGCCATCCGGACATGGCCGCAACCGCCGAAAGTCTCTTGCTCGGCATGGTCGACGACGGCACTGAAATCGTCACTATTTTGTTTGGACAAGACGTGACGAACGCACAAGCCGCCTCTTTGGGCGACGCGGTCACGGACAAGTATCCGGACGTAGAGGTAGAAATTCACAACGGGGAACAACCGCTGTATTATTATTTGTTCGCCGTTGAATAA
- the recG gene encoding ATP-dependent DNA helicase RecG — MCELVNLPVTAVKGIGAQRASDLAQLGIHTVMNLLEYYPFRYEDYRIRDLTEAAHGEMVTVQGTIAGTPSLRWYGRKKSRLAVKVDCEGVWMTAIWFNRHFLQNKLVPGQPVTLVGKWDRHRLQLTVSRSFHSERERAQLVDRLEPVYSVTEAVGIAWLRKMIRQAFAQYGEQIEELLPQTFVDRYRLMKRREAMFALHFPVDAAEGKQARRRIAYEELLLFQLKMQMLRRGRREKAAGVAKKFPRATFTHFFSQLPFTLTAAQQRVIEEALRDLEHPAAMNRLLQGDVGSGKTVVAAALLYANYLSGYQGALMAPTEILAQQHEKTLTALLQPLGVEVVTLTGSMTPKQKRDAVSMLQMGLAHVAVGTHALIQEAVHFNRLGFVVTDEQHRFGVKQRAALRGKGSEPDVLFMTATPIPRTLAITAFGDMDVSTLDERPAGRKPVRTVWIKPSELERVIRFMYTQCTRGRQAYVICPLIEESEKLDLQNAYDVYTQIGGFLRPYKVGLLHGKLPQKEKEGIMGQFVAGDINVLVSTTVVEVGVDVPNATLMVIYDAERFGLAQLHQLRGRVGRGDEQSYCVLVSDPKSETGQLRMRIMCETDDGFQLAQKDLEIRGPGDFFGVKQSGLPEFKVADLVNDYRMLEVARSDAVHLMEDPSFWTEDSYRQLRRRLVQEGALEKQNFD; from the coding sequence ATGTGTGAACTAGTGAACCTCCCCGTAACGGCAGTGAAAGGAATCGGTGCCCAGCGCGCTAGCGATTTAGCGCAGCTGGGCATCCATACTGTTATGAACCTATTGGAGTATTATCCGTTTCGCTACGAAGATTACCGCATTCGCGATCTGACGGAGGCAGCACACGGCGAGATGGTGACGGTACAGGGCACGATTGCCGGCACGCCGTCACTTAGGTGGTACGGGCGGAAAAAGTCGCGGTTAGCGGTGAAGGTCGATTGTGAAGGCGTGTGGATGACGGCAATTTGGTTTAATCGGCATTTTTTGCAAAACAAGCTTGTGCCCGGACAACCGGTCACGCTCGTCGGCAAGTGGGACCGCCACCGCCTGCAATTGACGGTCTCCCGTTCGTTCCACTCCGAACGGGAGCGCGCGCAGTTGGTCGATCGGTTAGAACCGGTTTATTCCGTTACCGAAGCGGTAGGGATCGCTTGGCTGCGCAAAATGATTCGCCAAGCGTTTGCGCAATACGGGGAGCAAATCGAGGAGCTGTTGCCGCAAACATTTGTCGACCGCTATCGGTTGATGAAACGCCGCGAGGCAATGTTCGCGCTCCATTTCCCCGTAGATGCGGCAGAAGGGAAACAAGCGCGACGGCGGATCGCTTACGAAGAACTGTTATTGTTTCAACTAAAAATGCAAATGTTGCGCCGTGGGCGCCGGGAAAAGGCGGCGGGAGTCGCCAAGAAATTTCCGCGCGCTACATTCACTCACTTTTTTTCACAGTTACCTTTTACACTGACGGCGGCACAACAGCGCGTCATCGAAGAAGCGCTTCGCGATTTAGAGCACCCGGCGGCGATGAATCGTTTGCTGCAGGGCGACGTCGGCTCGGGAAAAACGGTTGTGGCGGCGGCACTACTGTATGCTAACTATTTGAGTGGTTACCAAGGGGCGCTCATGGCTCCGACGGAAATATTGGCACAGCAGCACGAAAAAACGTTAACGGCACTGCTGCAGCCTCTCGGCGTCGAGGTCGTGACGCTGACGGGAAGCATGACACCGAAGCAGAAGCGAGACGCCGTTTCAATGCTACAGATGGGACTGGCCCACGTCGCTGTCGGGACACACGCGCTCATTCAAGAAGCGGTCCACTTTAACCGCCTCGGTTTCGTCGTCACCGACGAACAGCACCGCTTCGGGGTGAAACAGCGGGCCGCGTTGCGCGGGAAAGGGAGCGAACCTGACGTGTTGTTTATGACCGCGACGCCGATTCCGCGGACGCTAGCGATTACAGCGTTCGGCGATATGGACGTCTCGACGTTGGACGAGCGGCCGGCAGGGCGGAAGCCAGTGCGAACGGTGTGGATCAAGCCGAGCGAGCTCGAACGCGTCATCCGCTTCATGTACACACAATGTACCCGCGGTCGGCAAGCGTATGTCATCTGCCCGTTGATCGAGGAATCGGAAAAACTCGATTTACAAAATGCGTACGACGTGTACACGCAAATCGGCGGGTTTCTGCGCCCGTACAAGGTTGGGCTATTGCACGGCAAATTGCCGCAAAAAGAAAAAGAGGGGATTATGGGGCAATTTGTCGCGGGTGACATTAACGTACTCGTTTCGACGACGGTCGTCGAAGTCGGGGTCGACGTGCCCAATGCGACGTTGATGGTCATTTACGACGCCGAACGGTTTGGCCTCGCGCAGTTACACCAATTGCGCGGGCGCGTCGGCCGCGGGGACGAACAGTCGTATTGCGTGCTCGTTTCCGATCCGAAGTCGGAGACGGGGCAATTGCGGATGCGCATTATGTGTGAAACGGACGACGGTTTTCAGCTGGCGCAGAAAGATTTAGAAATTCGCGGGCCGGGCGATTTTTTTGGCGTGAAACAGAGTGGACTGCCTGAGTTTAAAGTAGCCGATCTCGTGAACGATTACCGCATGCTCGAAGTCGCCCGCAGCGATGCAGTTCACCTAATGGAGGACCCGTCTTTTTGGACAGAGGATTCGTACCGTCAACTGCGCAGGCGCCTCGTACAGGAAGGTGCTTTAGAAAAACAAAACTTCGATTAA
- the rpmB gene encoding 50S ribosomal protein L28, whose product MARRCYITGKSGHAGNRVSHSNRKSRRKWGANVQKVRILVDGKPKRVYVSTKALKSGLVERA is encoded by the coding sequence TTGGCTCGCAGATGTTACATTACCGGTAAAAGTGGACACGCAGGCAACCGCGTCAGTCACTCCAACCGTAAATCACGACGCAAATGGGGCGCTAACGTTCAGAAAGTGCGCATTTTAGTGGACGGCAAACCGAAGCGCGTCTACGTCAGCACTAAAGCATTAAAATCGGGATTAGTAGAGCGCGCCTAG
- a CDS encoding tRNA(Met) cytidine acetate ligase yields the protein MRTVGIVVEYNPFHNGHLYHLQQAQQVSGAEAVVAVMSGYFLQRGEPALLDKWMRAEMALRSGVDLVLEIPTVYACQPAEWFAYGAVATLEATGVVDYLCFGSESGGLAPLQRVARTVATESKQLTTALKRFLKKGYSYPRAYSAALTERHPDAFTELTQPNNVLGLGYLTALHQLNSRIEPLTIRREKSGYNETRLTDARIASATAIRKTWLETGDLTAIHPYVPQTTYDLLTRAVSSGVRPVTWEALRQAVFTKIATLSPEELRAIYDVGEGLEYRLQRQLFRAAQRHAKGTDNRTDRPLATEAMEAMEATDVWANLSVYDYIAALKTKRYTWAHLQRILTYVLLGLRKSDLTRSVLDNGPSYIRVLGFTPRGRTLLKTMKARATVPILTRIGRERPPMLECDLRAAAVYALASEARLPLTVEYERAPVYVGETDRSRTTAQDYSEGADFRLGRKASK from the coding sequence ATGCGCACCGTCGGAATCGTCGTCGAATACAACCCATTTCACAACGGACACTTATACCATCTACAACAGGCGCAACAGGTAAGCGGCGCAGAGGCGGTCGTCGCTGTGATGAGTGGGTATTTTTTACAGCGGGGTGAACCGGCGCTGCTCGATAAGTGGATGCGGGCGGAAATGGCCCTCCGCAGCGGCGTAGACCTCGTGTTGGAAATTCCTACTGTCTACGCTTGTCAGCCAGCCGAATGGTTCGCCTACGGCGCCGTTGCCACGTTAGAGGCGACTGGCGTCGTCGATTACTTATGCTTCGGCAGCGAGAGCGGCGGGCTTGCACCTCTTCAGCGCGTCGCGCGGACCGTTGCCACTGAATCGAAGCAGCTAACGACTGCACTAAAACGCTTCTTAAAAAAAGGCTACAGTTATCCGCGCGCCTACAGTGCCGCTCTTACCGAACGGCACCCAGACGCCTTCACGGAACTGACACAACCGAATAACGTACTCGGACTTGGCTATTTAACGGCGCTCCATCAGTTAAACAGCCGGATCGAACCGCTCACCATTCGCCGCGAAAAAAGCGGCTACAACGAGACGCGATTGACCGACGCGCGCATCGCCAGCGCGACGGCAATCCGCAAAACGTGGCTCGAGACGGGCGATCTCACAGCGATCCACCCGTACGTGCCACAGACGACGTACGATCTCCTCACCCGCGCCGTGTCCAGCGGCGTACGGCCCGTTACGTGGGAAGCGCTGCGGCAGGCGGTCTTTACGAAAATCGCGACGTTGTCGCCGGAGGAATTGCGCGCGATATACGACGTCGGCGAGGGGCTAGAATACCGCCTACAGCGGCAACTGTTCCGCGCGGCACAACGACATGCGAAAGGGACTGACAACAGGACAGACCGCCCGTTAGCGACGGAGGCCATGGAGGCCATGGAGGCGACGGATGTTTGGGCTAATCTATCCGTTTACGACTACATCGCCGCGTTAAAGACGAAGCGGTATACGTGGGCACACCTGCAGCGCATCCTGACGTACGTGTTACTCGGCTTGCGCAAAAGCGACCTCACGCGCTCAGTGCTCGACAACGGGCCGTCATACATTCGCGTGCTCGGGTTTACCCCACGCGGCCGCACACTACTCAAAACGATGAAAGCCCGTGCGACTGTGCCGATACTTACGCGCATTGGGCGCGAACGCCCCCCTATGTTAGAGTGTGACCTACGCGCCGCCGCCGTTTACGCCTTAGCGAGTGAAGCCCGCTTGCCACTCACAGTGGAATACGAGCGGGCACCGGTATACGTAGGCGAAACGGATCGGTCGCGAACTACGGCGCAAGATTACTCAGAAGGTGCAGACTTTCGTTTGGGTCGCAAGGCCTCTAAATAA
- the spoVM gene encoding stage V sporulation protein SpoVM, with protein sequence MMGNRREVRSRQGGLGVKFYTIKLPRFIGGIVRAIMSAFYKQK encoded by the coding sequence ATGATGGGGAATAGGCGAGAAGTTCGTTCACGACAAGGAGGGCTAGGGGTGAAGTTCTACACGATCAAATTGCCGCGGTTTATCGGAGGTATTGTTAGAGCGATCATGAGTGCCTTTTATAAACAAAAGTGA
- a CDS encoding Asp23/Gls24 family envelope stress response protein produces MAIEVYNELGQIDIADDVIATIVGGAALECYGLVGMSSRSQIKDGIAELLRRENLSKGIEVRTSEAGIDLDMYIIVGYGMKISEVANNVQTRVRYALKQSLGLDVRTVNIFVQGVRLINV; encoded by the coding sequence ATGGCTATTGAAGTATACAACGAATTAGGGCAAATCGACATTGCGGATGACGTCATTGCGACGATCGTCGGCGGGGCGGCATTGGAATGCTACGGTTTAGTCGGGATGTCCTCCCGCAGTCAAATTAAAGATGGGATAGCCGAATTGTTACGGCGAGAAAATTTGAGTAAAGGGATTGAAGTTCGTACAAGTGAAGCGGGTATCGATCTTGATATGTACATTATCGTCGGCTACGGAATGAAAATATCCGAAGTTGCGAACAACGTGCAGACGCGCGTGCGGTACGCGTTAAAACAAAGTTTAGGATTAGATGTACGTACAGTAAACATATTCGTGCAAGGCGTTCGCCTGATCAACGTGTAA
- the ylbJ gene encoding sporulation integral membrane protein YlbJ — protein MVEGARTYRPWFKSVIFGITAFFLVVSIVLNPEVAFQSSLKGLKVWWEVVFPALLPFFIASEILMGFGVVHFLGVLLEPFMRPVFRVPGAGAFVMAMGLASGYPIGAKLTARLREQNMITRTEGERLVSFTNTADPLFMFGAVAVGFFHDVSVGVTLAIAHYTASLFTGIVLRFHEPRGEETPPAVKSHEFFLVRAVKAMHDARLKDGRSLGTLMGEAIMSSVNTILMVGGFIMMFSVVIEVLSIMNVTDFFAHTVALVLTPFGIPKELSQSVISGFFEITLGSQVASEFKNSLPLVYVVAVTSAVIAWSGLSVHAQVASILSSTDIRYTPYLMARFVHAVAAAVVTILVWNPVQKYLLASDQAVSVFLQQLPENSWTYIWARIEFIGVKILLFLLLLIALAIVIHFAQLFRQKGK, from the coding sequence ATGGTTGAAGGAGCTCGCACATATCGCCCTTGGTTCAAAAGCGTCATTTTCGGAATTACCGCATTTTTCCTTGTCGTCTCCATCGTCTTGAATCCGGAGGTGGCTTTCCAGTCTTCACTGAAAGGTTTAAAAGTTTGGTGGGAGGTCGTGTTCCCAGCGCTGTTACCTTTCTTTATCGCTTCTGAAATACTGATGGGCTTCGGCGTCGTTCACTTTCTCGGCGTGCTGTTAGAACCGTTCATGCGGCCCGTCTTTCGCGTGCCAGGCGCCGGGGCGTTCGTGATGGCGATGGGACTCGCTTCCGGCTACCCGATCGGGGCAAAGTTAACGGCGCGGTTACGCGAACAAAACATGATCACCCGCACGGAAGGCGAGCGGCTCGTTTCATTTACGAATACAGCTGACCCGTTGTTCATGTTCGGTGCCGTCGCCGTCGGTTTCTTCCACGACGTCAGTGTGGGCGTCACGTTAGCGATCGCCCACTATACAGCGAGTTTATTCACGGGTATCGTGCTTAGGTTTCACGAACCGCGAGGCGAAGAAACGCCACCGGCAGTCAAGTCGCACGAATTTTTTCTCGTCCGCGCAGTAAAAGCCATGCATGACGCCCGCTTGAAAGACGGACGTTCTCTCGGTACGCTCATGGGTGAAGCGATTATGAGTTCCGTCAACACGATTCTCATGGTCGGCGGCTTCATTATGATGTTTTCCGTCGTCATCGAAGTGCTGTCCATCATGAACGTCACCGACTTTTTTGCGCATACTGTCGCACTCGTGCTGACGCCGTTCGGCATTCCGAAAGAGCTTTCGCAAAGCGTCATTTCCGGTTTTTTCGAAATCACACTCGGCTCACAAGTGGCGAGTGAATTTAAAAATTCGCTGCCACTCGTCTACGTCGTCGCGGTGACAAGTGCCGTCATCGCCTGGAGCGGTCTTTCGGTGCACGCACAAGTGGCGAGTATCTTAAGTAGCACAGACATTCGCTATACACCGTATTTGATGGCCCGTTTCGTCCACGCCGTCGCTGCTGCCGTCGTGACGATCCTCGTCTGGAACCCGGTACAGAAATACTTACTCGCCTCAGATCAGGCAGTGTCTGTTTTTTTACAACAACTACCTGAAAATAGTTGGACCTACATATGGGCGAGAATTGAATTTATCGGCGTGAAGATTTTGCTGTTTTTACTCCTGCTCATCGCCCTCGCCATCGTGATTCACTTCGCCCAACTGTTTCGGCAAAAAGGTAAATGA
- the rsmD gene encoding 16S rRNA (guanine(966)-N(2))-methyltransferase RsmD, whose product MRVIAGTKRGHKLNAVPGSRTRPTTDRVKEAIFNMIGPFFTGGCGLDLFAGTGGLGIEALSRGLERVVFIERDRKALEVIHKNLAAVHFSQQAGVYRGDALKLLYVLAQREAPFDVIFLDPPYVQKKLPLLLAQIGRHHLLSDTGVVVVEYPREQDVPEAVGPLCLLRLKTYGNICIALFGLAKQTEQSERAKEAERMSGQSKRNG is encoded by the coding sequence ATGCGCGTCATCGCAGGGACAAAACGCGGGCACAAATTAAACGCTGTCCCCGGCAGCAGGACACGGCCGACGACAGACCGCGTAAAGGAAGCAATCTTTAATATGATCGGTCCCTTTTTTACAGGGGGCTGTGGGCTAGACTTGTTTGCCGGTACGGGGGGGCTGGGCATTGAGGCACTCAGCCGCGGATTGGAGAGGGTCGTTTTTATCGAGCGCGACCGCAAGGCGCTAGAAGTGATACATAAAAATTTGGCGGCCGTACATTTTTCGCAGCAAGCAGGCGTTTATCGGGGAGATGCGCTTAAGTTGCTATACGTGTTAGCACAGCGGGAGGCGCCTTTCGATGTCATTTTTCTCGATCCGCCCTACGTGCAAAAAAAGTTACCGCTGTTGCTCGCTCAAATTGGCCGACACCACTTGCTCAGTGACACGGGAGTCGTCGTCGTGGAATACCCGCGGGAGCAAGACGTCCCCGAGGCCGTTGGCCCGCTCTGCTTACTGCGGTTAAAGACGTACGGCAACATTTGTATTGCCTTGTTCGGGTTAGCGAAACAGACGGAGCAGTCGGAGCGGGCGAAAGAAGCGGAGCGGATGTCGGGGCAGAGTAAGCGGAACGGATGA
- a CDS encoding SepM family pheromone-processing serine protease, with translation MGRYRRNYKRLIGSVVGLALVVTVLFFIPVPYYIATPGSAIALKPHIDVEETKTKEQGTFMLVTVTMQNGNAALYMYALVNPYVDLIKHEQMLGADETPAEYRERQLLQMQNSQDDALLVAFRKAQANGVDVQVAEKLNGVRVIRTIKGSPAEKVLQPSDVIKRVDGTAVDSGEQLLTLMQQKRAGEFVTLTIQRGGKERTERMRLTKLADGRAGIGIYQSTERTVTTSPTVRIEMDDIGGPSAGLMMALEVYNQLTGPDLTKGYHIAGTGTIDSAGKVGQIGGVTHKVAAADKQGADIFFVPADVGPHDSNAADAAKKARDLGTALDIVPVKDIDEAIAYLEALRPKRKSAPSE, from the coding sequence GTGGGCAGATACAGACGAAATTACAAACGGCTAATAGGCAGTGTCGTCGGCTTGGCGCTCGTCGTGACGGTGTTGTTTTTCATACCGGTGCCTTACTACATCGCGACTCCAGGCTCGGCTATCGCTTTGAAGCCACACATTGATGTAGAGGAAACGAAGACGAAAGAACAAGGGACTTTTATGTTGGTCACGGTGACGATGCAAAACGGGAACGCCGCCCTGTACATGTATGCACTCGTCAACCCGTATGTCGATCTCATTAAGCACGAGCAAATGCTCGGAGCTGATGAAACACCGGCCGAGTACCGAGAGCGACAGTTACTGCAGATGCAAAACTCGCAAGACGACGCGCTATTGGTCGCCTTTCGAAAAGCGCAAGCGAATGGTGTAGACGTTCAAGTGGCCGAGAAACTGAACGGGGTTCGCGTCATTCGAACGATTAAAGGGTCGCCCGCCGAAAAAGTGCTACAGCCGAGTGACGTGATCAAACGGGTCGATGGGACAGCTGTCGATTCGGGCGAGCAACTGTTAACTCTGATGCAACAGAAGCGCGCGGGCGAGTTCGTTACGTTAACAATCCAGCGCGGGGGAAAAGAACGTACCGAACGCATGCGGTTGACGAAGCTGGCAGACGGCCGCGCCGGAATCGGTATTTACCAGTCGACGGAGCGGACCGTGACGACCTCGCCGACTGTTCGGATCGAGATGGACGATATCGGCGGACCGTCAGCCGGTTTGATGATGGCTTTAGAAGTATACAACCAACTGACCGGACCCGACTTGACGAAAGGGTACCACATCGCTGGTACGGGAACGATCGATTCAGCGGGCAAGGTCGGGCAAATCGGCGGGGTCACCCATAAGGTGGCCGCAGCTGACAAACAAGGTGCCGACATTTTCTTCGTGCCTGCCGATGTGGGTCCACACGATTCGAACGCAGCAGACGCCGCTAAAAAGGCGCGCGATCTCGGGACGGCGCTGGACATCGTACCAGTGAAAGATATCGATGAGGCCATCGCTTATTTAGAGGCCTTGCGACCCAAACGAAAGTCTGCACCTTCTGAGTAA
- the coaD gene encoding pantetheine-phosphate adenylyltransferase, whose protein sequence is MIVAVYPGSFDPVTYGHLDIIQRGANVFDKVIVAVLENPSKSPLFTVQERMQLLRKVTEEIANVEVDSFSGLLVDYMRLKSARSIIKGLRAVSDFEYELQMASMNRKLNDEVETFFMMTNNKYSFLSSSIVKEVAKYGGAINELVPYEVGAALQKKYA, encoded by the coding sequence ATGATTGTCGCTGTCTATCCAGGTAGTTTTGATCCAGTGACATACGGTCACTTAGATATTATTCAACGAGGGGCGAACGTGTTTGACAAGGTCATCGTCGCCGTGCTCGAGAATCCGTCCAAGTCGCCGTTGTTTACGGTGCAAGAGCGGATGCAACTACTACGTAAAGTGACTGAGGAAATTGCCAACGTCGAAGTCGACTCGTTTAGCGGACTACTCGTCGACTACATGCGCTTAAAGTCGGCGCGCTCGATTATTAAAGGGTTGCGCGCGGTGTCCGACTTTGAATACGAATTGCAAATGGCGTCAATGAACCGCAAGTTGAACGACGAAGTAGAAACGTTTTTCATGATGACGAACAACAAATACTCTTTTTTAAGTTCTAGCATTGTCAAAGAAGTTGCCAAATATGGTGGAGCGATCAACGAACTCGTACCGTACGAGGTCGGAGCGGCGTTACAAAAAAAATATGCGTAA